The following coding sequences are from one Triticum dicoccoides isolate Atlit2015 ecotype Zavitan chromosome 4A, WEW_v2.0, whole genome shotgun sequence window:
- the LOC119286561 gene encoding protein STICHEL-like has protein sequence MTAMAEGCVGPSELHLKKELTALRKARFLRDPETCSSWRGPLSSRSCMTSSSIINHNEIVGNLTQKYTEPSVGPLKSEKKRKNVYLYNWRHHSNKSSESGINFDQDDRSLESPCISNVMDSRSDTCLEVPVSIYSVQGSNSGTPVKRTIRRVRRSSFSKKGAMRNSTVSKLLDLHVNSGEQSEDTETYNSENHELLQKGGYFSRSTSPLFAASGCLSSSNPSKLLKMARREGSSFSCTPVSTSSYYRYRGRNPSTVGSWDATTAASLDDDGLNQQAPLRSQRCGIPYWSKGSKQRSCSPSLSDTLRRKGSSLLCGSQTMHRRKRSSGSNKCGYLKKSSQGEPLLGDSCHFSYSSFDSASEGVSTIFGELDLEALSRLDGRRWSSCKSQDGIAVPLSGADHAVSDQRSLSQKYRPRSYHEIVGQNFVVQSLSNAIIRERIAPAYLFHGPRGTGKTSAARIFSAALSCTANGENKPCGVCMECNDFFSGNGINLIEVDASNRKGINRIRHLIENIPASATSSRYKVFVVDECHMVSSKVWSAFMKFLDEPLPHVVFIFITIDPENLPRAVISHCQKYMFSKIKDIDIVCRLRKIAVKETLDIELAALDLIALNSDGSLRDAETMLDQLSLLGKKITPSLVNDLVGVVSEENLLDLLEIAMSSDTAETVKRSRELMDSGVDPMALMSQLAGLIMDIIAGTYRLADPTCGEGIGGRNITDAELERLQQALKILSDAEKQIRLSSERSTWFTAALLQLGSGHDSEITHSRSSSKQSAKAASETMLEAVRESSASRSVSHPLFTIRGSRKTLDHRTASGHSSPHDLASLSSRMRPSDNLIYGECRSVDRVLLDSAQASNSTEQKPIINGSSDLVQIWRKCIDNCHSKTLQQLLSDHGKLTSIKEFEGYLVAFISFEDSKIMSRAQRFVSSIRNSMETALRCNVEVRVGLMSEFLAGRLKLEVDLEERAEPDVLSCSTNSDRLKGILNAPRSLGYSEEIEKKLEKYSNTSAAGGGVQSDITEGNAGMHRARGQGVPAERSKAVTVEEQRLESAWLQAVEKHTPGVRPEKYQVVPQTGGGQYHKKSSLATVVPSRNIDKDLSNGLKALKISESHGSQKGQNVGMENGFVISPSLLHSNNELANCDNESVASESGAPGCHGLFPCWKTEKSKRGKAKRQTRLKPS, from the exons ATGACAGCCATGGCTGAAGGGTGTGTTGGTCCTAGTGAGCTTCACTTGAAGAAAGAACTTACTGCCTTGCGAAAGGCACGGTTCCTGCGTGATCCTGAAACATGCTCATCCTGGAGGGGCCCATTGAGTTCTAGATCATGCATGACAAGTTCTAGCATTATAAATCACAATGAGATTGTTGGTAACTTGACACAAAAGTACACTGAGCCATCCGTCGGGCCTCTGAAAagtgaaaagaaaaggaaaaatgtttATCTTTACAATTGGAGGCATCACTCTAACAAATCCAGTGAAAGTGGGATTAATTTTGATCAGGATGACAGGAGCCTGGAAAGCCCATGCATTTCTAATGTTATGGACTCTAGGAGTGACACATGTCTGGAGGTTCCTGTTAGCATATATAGTGTCCAAGGCTCGAACTCAGGCACTCCTGTTAAAAGAACTattaggagggtgaggaggagttcATTCTCAAAGAAGGGAGCAATGCGAAATTCAACAGTTTCAAAGCTGCTAGATCTCCATGTTAACTCTGGTGAGCAGTCTGAGGATACTGAGACTTATAACTCAGAGAATCATGAGCTGCTTCAGAAGGGCGGCTACTTTTCTCGATCAACATCACCGTTGTTTGCTGCTTCTGGATGTCTCAGCTCATCAAATCCCTCTAAGCTGTTGAAAATGGCAAGAAGAGAAGGATCTTCCTTTTCTTGCACTCCGGTCTCCACTAGCTCTTATTACAGGTACAGAGGCAGGAATCCCAGCACTGTTGGCTCATGGGATGCAACAACTGCTGCTTCACTTGATGACGATGGGCTGAACCAACAAGCACCGCTGAGAAGTCAAAGGTGTGGTATTCCATATTGGTCAAAGGGGAGTAAACAAAGAAGCTGTTCTCCTTCACTATCTGATACACTTAGACGAAAAGGAAGCAGCCTGTTGTGTGGAAGTCAGACAATGCACAGAAGGAAGAGATCATCTGGCTCCAACAAATGTGGATATCTTAAAAAATCTTCCCAAGGCGAGCCACTCTTGGGTGATAGTTGCCATTTTTCTTACTCGTCATTTGATTCAGCAAGCGAGGGAGTTTCAACCATATTTGGAGAACTAGATTTAGAAGCTTTGAGCCGGTTGGATGGCAGAAGGTGGTCAAGCTGTAAAAGCCAGGATGGGATTGCTGTGCCTTTGAgtggagctgatcatgcagtttcaGACCAGAGAAGCTTGAGCCAGAAGTACCGTCCAAGATCATATCATGAAATTGTTGGTCAAAACTTTGTAGTACAATCACTTAGTAATGCCATCATAAGGGAGAGAATAGCCCCAGCATACCTGTTTCATGGGCCTCGTGGAACAGGAAAGACTTCTGCTGCAAGAATCTTTTCAGCAGCTTTAAGTTGCACTGCTAATGGAGAGAATAAGCCCTGTGGGGTTTGTATGGAGTGTAATGACTTTTTCTCCGGAAATGGAATTAATCTAATTGAAGTTGATGCTAGCAATAGAAAAGGTATAAACAGAATTAGGCACTTGATTGAAAACATACCAGCATCAGCAACTTCTTCACGATACAAGGTGTTTGTTGTTGATGAATGCCATATGGTATCTTCTAAAGTCTGGTCAGCATTCATGAAATTTCTTGATGAACCATTACCTCATGTTGTATTTATATTCATCACCATAGACCCTGAAAACCTTCCTCGTGCTGTCATATCACATTGTCAGAAATACATGTTTTCAAAGATCAAAGACATTGACATAGTCTGCCGGTTGAGGAAAATTGCTGTGAAGGAAACTCTTGATATCGAATTGGCAGCTTTAGATTTGATAGCACTAAATTCAGATGGATCGCTAAGAGATGCAGAGACAATGTTAGATCAGCTGAGTTTGCTAGGGAAGAAGATCACACCGTCACTTGTAAATGATCTG GTTGGGGTTGTTTCAGAGGAGAATTTGCTTGATCTTCTAGAGATAGCTATGTCATCAGACACTGCTGAAACAGTCAAAAGGTCAAGAGAACTGATGGATTCTGGGGTTGATCCGATGGCATTAATGTCTCAATTAGCTGGGCTCATAATGGACATCATTGCCGGGACCTATAGATTAGCTGACCCTACGTGCGGTGAAGGAATTGGTGGTCGAAATA TAACTGATGCCGAGTTAGAAAGATTACAACAAGCATTGAAGATTCTTTCTGACGCTGAAAAGCAGATAAGACTTTCCAGTGAGCGTTCAACATGGTTCACTGCAGCTCTGCTCCAGCTTGGTTCTGGGCATGATTCAGAAATAACCCATTCAAGAAGCAGCAGTAAACAAAGTGCTAAAGCAGCCAGTGAGACCATGTTAGAAGCAGTAAGAGAATCCTCTGCAAGCAGGAGTGTGTCTCATCCTCTATTTACTATTCGCGGTTCAAGGAAAACATTGGACCACAGAACAGCCAGTGGGCACTCCAGTCCTCATGATCTTGCTTCATTATCTTCCCGGATGAGGCCCAGTGACAACTTAATTTATGGAGAATGTAGATCTGTTGATAGAGTTCTATTGGATTCTGCTCAAGCAAGTAATTCTACTGAGCAAAAGCCTATAATTAATGGAAGCTCAGACCTTGTCCAAATTTGGCGAAAATGCATAGACAATTGTCACTCAAAGACGTTGCAGCAGCTACTCTCTGATCATGGGAAACTAACATCCATCAAAGAATTTGAAG GCTATTTAGTTGCTTTCATATCATTTGAGGACAGCAAAATAATGTCTCGTGCCCAAAGATTTGTGAGTAGCATCAGAAATTCGATGGAGACAGCACTGAGATGCAACGTGGAAGTCAGAGTCGGTTTAATGTCTGAATTTCTTGCTGGACGACTCAAGCTTGAGGTGGACCTGGAAGAAAGAGCTGAGCCTGATGTCTTGAGTTGCTCAACAAACAGTGACCGACTAAAGGGAATTCTTAATGCCCCAAGAAGCTTAGGGTATTCTGAAGAGATCGAAAAAAAACTGGAGAAATACAGCAATACTTCAGCTGCCGGTGGAGGGGTGCAGTCAGACATCACTGAAGGAAATGCAGGAATGCATAGGGCTAGAGGGCAAGGAGTCCCCGCTGAACGATCAAAAGCAGTAACTGTTGAGGAGCAAAGGTTAGAGAGTGCATGGCTCCAAGCTGTTGAAAAGCACACACCTGGGGTGAGACCTGAGAAATACCAAGTTGTGCCACAAACTGGTGGTGGTCAGTACCACAAGAAGTCCTCACTGGCCACTGTTGTGCCCTCAAGGAATATTGACAAGGATTTGAGTAATGGATTGAAAGCTTTAAAGATCAGTGAGAGTCATGGTTCCCAGAAGGGTCAGAATGTAGGAATGGAGAATGGATTTGTGATTTCACCAAGCCTCTTGCACAGTAATAATGAATTGGCAAATTGCGACAACGAGAGTGT GGCCTCTGAGTCCGGAGCACCAGGTTGTCATGGCCTCTTCCCCTGCTGGAAAACTGAAAAATCAAAAAGAGGAAAG GCAAAACGGCAGACTCGTTTGAAGCCATCTTAA
- the LOC119283611 gene encoding uncharacterized protein LOC119283611, which produces MASQKRFSLPVALVFLLVLLFVAGAGFKLHHKDCNPWVSRASELSEDSRSMPRKLLRVAVHRESEEPSPGGSALPRGIVQATSDLEMVPMVGDPEQQQGGGRPSKSLLAIPVGIKNKAAVDKLVSKFPADRFTVMLFHYDGAGEERWGDLEWSRRAVHVSAPGQTKWWFAKRFLHPDVVAAYDYVFLWDEDVEVDAFDPLVYLDAVRREGLEISQPALDRRSEIHHGITTRALPRPGAEGGGGVHRRFYKPAAGWGGGGCDGSSTGPPCAGWVEIMVPVFSRAAWRCSWRMVQNDLVHAWGLDYKLGYCAQGDRTLKVGVVDSEYVLHRGVPTLGGAEGKAAAFRAAVRRRSFTEMQIFNRRWKEAAADDASWTDPYP; this is translated from the coding sequence ATGGCGTCGCAGAAGCGCTTCTCGCTGCCGGTGGCGCTCGTGTTCCTCCTCGTGCTGCTGTTCGTCGCCGGCGCAGGCTTCAAGCTTCATCACAAGGATTGCAACCCGTGGGTGTCACGCGCGAGCGAACTATCCGAGGATTCCAGGTCCATGCCCCGCAAACTGTTGCGCGTAGCCGTCCACCGAGAATCCGAGGAGCCGTCGCCGGGCGGCTCGGCTCTGCCGAGGGGCATCGTGCAAGCCACGTCCGACCTCGAGATGGTGCCCATGGTCGGCGACCCCGAGCAGCAGCAGGGCGGTGGCAGGCCGTCCAAGAGCCTCCTCGCGATCCCGGTGGGCATCAAGAACAAGGCGGCCGTCGACAAGCTCGTCTCCAAGTTCCCCGCCGACCGGTTCACCGTGATGCTGTTCCACTACGACGGGGCCGGCGAGGAGCGGTGGGGCGACCTCGAGTGGTCGCGCCGCGCGGTGCACGTCTCGGCGCCCGGCCAGACCAAGTGGTGGTTCGCCAAGAGGTTCCTGCACCCGGACGTGGTCGCGGCGTACGACTACGTCTTCCTCTGGGACGAGGACGTCGAGGTGGACGCCTTCGACCCGCTCGTGTACCTCGACGCCGTCAGGAGAGAAGGGCTCGAGATATCGCAGCCGGCGCTGGACCGCCGGTCGGAGATCCACCACGGCATCACGACGCGCGCGCTGCCGAGGCCCGGAGCCGAAGGAGGCGGCGGCGTGCACAGGCGGTTCTACAAGCCGGCGGCCGGCTGGGGAGGTGGAGGGTGCGACGGCAGCAGCACGGGGCCGCCGTGCGCCGGGTGGGTGGAGATCATGGTCCCGGTGTTCTCCCGCGCGGCGTGGCGCTGCAGCTGGCGCATGGTGCAGAACGACCTGGTGCACGCGTGGGGCCTCGACTACAAGCTCGGCTACTGCGCGCAGGGCGACCGGACGCTCAAGGTCGGCGTCGTCGACAGCGAGTACGTCCTCCACAGGGGCGTCCCCACCCTCGGCGGCGCCGAGGGCAAGGCCGCCGCGTTccgggccgccgtgaggcggcGATCGTTCACCGAGATGCAGATATTCAACAGGAGATGGAAGGAGGCCGCGGCGGACGACGCATCCTGGACAGACCCTTACCCGTAG